In one Massilia endophytica genomic region, the following are encoded:
- the queG gene encoding tRNA epoxyqueuosine(34) reductase QueG — translation MSLSTSQLAELADAIKAWGRELGFAEVRIADIDLSAAEAGLQAWLDAGMHGEMDYMASHGMKRARPAELVPGTVRVITARMNYLPASLDEDWRERERARLADPSAAVISVYARGRDYHKVLRARLQQLADRIRAATGEFGYRVFTDSAPVMELPLAEKSGLGWRGKHTLLINRSAGSMFFMGEILVDLPLPVDESTEAHCGQCSACIDVCPTQAILGPGRLDARRCISYLTIELKGAIPEELRPLIGNRVYGCDDCQTACPWNKFAQRATLPDFDERHGLGTAGMVELFGWSEEEFNRRMEGSPIRRIGHERWLRNLAVGLGNAAALGARGDAAIVAALEARRGHPSELVREHVLWALARHAA, via the coding sequence ATGTCCCTCTCCACCTCCCAGCTTGCCGAACTTGCCGATGCCATCAAGGCATGGGGGCGAGAACTCGGCTTTGCGGAAGTGCGGATCGCGGATATCGACCTGTCGGCCGCCGAAGCGGGCCTGCAGGCCTGGCTCGACGCGGGCATGCACGGCGAGATGGATTATATGGCAAGCCACGGCATGAAGCGCGCGCGGCCCGCCGAGCTGGTGCCGGGCACGGTGCGCGTCATCACGGCGCGCATGAACTATCTGCCCGCATCGCTGGACGAGGATTGGCGCGAACGCGAACGCGCGCGCCTGGCCGATCCCTCGGCCGCCGTGATCTCCGTCTACGCACGGGGCCGCGACTACCACAAGGTGCTGCGCGCCCGCCTGCAGCAGCTGGCGGACCGCATCCGCGCCGCCACGGGCGAATTCGGCTACCGCGTGTTCACGGATTCCGCGCCGGTGATGGAGCTGCCGCTGGCCGAAAAATCGGGGCTGGGCTGGCGCGGCAAGCACACGCTGCTCATCAACCGCAGCGCCGGGTCCATGTTCTTCATGGGCGAGATTCTCGTTGACCTGCCGCTGCCGGTGGACGAATCCACGGAAGCGCACTGCGGCCAGTGCTCCGCCTGCATTGATGTCTGCCCTACCCAGGCCATTCTGGGCCCGGGCAGGCTGGATGCGCGGCGCTGCATCTCCTATCTCACCATCGAGCTCAAAGGCGCGATACCGGAGGAGCTGCGGCCACTGATCGGGAACCGGGTCTACGGCTGCGACGATTGCCAGACCGCCTGCCCCTGGAACAAGTTCGCCCAGCGCGCCACCCTGCCGGATTTCGACGAGCGCCATGGCCTTGGCACGGCGGGCATGGTGGAGCTGTTCGGCTGGAGCGAGGAGGAGTTCAACCGCCGCATGGAGGGAAGCCCGATCCGGCGCATCGGCCATGAGCGCTGGCTGCGCAATCTTGCGGTGGGGCTGGGGAATGCCGCCGCGCTTGGCGCGCGCGGCGATGCGGCGATTGTCGCGGCGCTGGAGGCGCGCCGCGGGCATCCTTCTGAGCTAGTGCGCGAGCACGTTCTGTGGGCGCTGGCGCGCCACGCGGCCTAG
- the tsaE gene encoding tRNA (adenosine(37)-N6)-threonylcarbamoyltransferase complex ATPase subunit type 1 TsaE, with product MQHFTAHLRDEQATSALGAALARALAPGLVIYLHGDLGAGKTALTRALIQAAGHRGNVKSPTYTLSEPYRVQLEGTAVDIIHYDLYRMSSPEEFLDAGFREDFNGHNICIVEWPQKGEPVLPKADIDIFLTISGAGRDVELHASSAIGQSCLQRLQFQPNP from the coding sequence ATGCAGCACTTCACAGCCCACCTTCGCGACGAACAGGCCACCAGCGCACTGGGCGCCGCCCTCGCCCGCGCGCTTGCGCCCGGCCTCGTCATCTACCTGCACGGGGACCTCGGCGCGGGCAAGACCGCCCTCACCCGCGCACTGATCCAGGCCGCGGGACATCGCGGCAATGTCAAAAGCCCAACCTATACGCTCTCCGAACCCTACCGCGTGCAGCTGGAGGGGACAGCCGTGGACATCATCCACTACGACCTGTACCGCATGAGCAGCCCGGAGGAGTTCCTGGACGCGGGCTTCCGCGAGGATTTCAATGGTCACAACATCTGCATCGTGGAATGGCCGCAAAAGGGAGAACCGGTGCTGCCGAAGGCCGATATCGACATTTTCCTGACGATTTCGGGCGCGGGACGTGATGTAGAATTGCATGCGTCCTCAGCTATAGGTCAGTCATGCCTGCAACGCCTCCAATTCCAGCCGAACCCATAG
- a CDS encoding N-acetylmuramoyl-L-alanine amidase, giving the protein MPATPPIPAEPIARRRRTVLKAGGTLLLSVFAPLPARAAQILAVRVWPAEDYTRVTLENDSDLKATHFIVKDPERLVVDIEGLELNPTLKTLVAKIQSNDPYIQQVRVGQNRPNVVRLVFDLKAEIKPQVFTLPPVGVYKHRLIFDLYPVQEIDPIAAMIEKGEWSKDGTPVGQEPAPKDVLPLPDNKIASPGVPSEAAPRPDIPQKTEPKVPARKLTRMLTIALDPGHGGEDPGAIGARGSREKDIVLAIAKRLKFKIEEHPNMRVMLTRDGDFFVPLPQRVEKARKVDADLFVSIHADAFVQPSARGASVFVLSEKGASSSAARWLANKENTADLIGGANTRAADKHLASVLFDLSTTAQINDSLKVGKAVLTEIGGIAKLHKGSVEQAGFVVLKAPDIPSILVETAFISNPEEEARLLDNGYQDQIADAIVKGIRRYFAKNPPLAKNRLT; this is encoded by the coding sequence ATGCCTGCAACGCCTCCAATTCCAGCCGAACCCATAGCCCGCCGCCGCCGCACCGTGCTCAAGGCGGGCGGCACGCTGCTGCTTTCCGTCTTCGCGCCGCTGCCTGCGCGCGCCGCCCAGATCCTTGCCGTGCGCGTCTGGCCCGCCGAGGATTACACCCGCGTCACGCTGGAAAACGATTCGGACCTGAAGGCCACCCACTTCATCGTGAAGGACCCGGAGCGCCTGGTGGTGGACATCGAAGGCCTGGAGCTCAATCCCACGCTGAAAACGCTGGTTGCCAAGATCCAGTCCAACGACCCCTACATCCAGCAGGTGCGCGTGGGGCAGAACCGCCCGAACGTGGTGCGCCTCGTGTTCGACCTGAAGGCGGAGATCAAGCCGCAGGTGTTCACGCTGCCGCCGGTAGGCGTGTACAAGCACCGCCTGATCTTCGACCTCTATCCGGTGCAGGAGATCGACCCCATCGCGGCCATGATCGAAAAGGGCGAATGGTCGAAGGACGGCACGCCCGTGGGCCAGGAGCCCGCGCCGAAAGACGTGCTGCCCCTGCCGGACAACAAGATCGCCTCGCCCGGCGTGCCGTCCGAAGCGGCGCCGCGTCCGGATATTCCGCAGAAGACTGAACCCAAGGTTCCGGCCCGCAAGCTCACGCGCATGCTGACCATTGCGCTGGACCCCGGCCATGGCGGCGAGGACCCGGGCGCCATCGGCGCGCGGGGCAGCCGCGAGAAGGACATCGTGCTGGCCATTGCCAAGCGCCTGAAGTTCAAGATTGAAGAGCACCCGAACATGCGCGTGATGCTCACGCGCGACGGCGACTTCTTCGTGCCCCTCCCCCAGCGCGTGGAGAAGGCGCGCAAGGTGGACGCGGACCTTTTCGTGTCCATCCACGCGGACGCCTTCGTGCAGCCCAGCGCGCGCGGCGCCTCCGTCTTCGTGCTGTCCGAGAAGGGCGCCAGCTCCTCCGCCGCGCGCTGGCTGGCGAACAAGGAGAACACGGCCGACCTGATCGGCGGCGCCAATACCCGGGCTGCCGACAAGCACTTGGCCAGCGTGCTGTTCGACCTTTCCACCACCGCCCAGATCAACGACAGCCTGAAAGTGGGCAAGGCCGTGCTGACGGAAATCGGCGGCATCGCCAAGCTGCACAAGGGCTCCGTCGAACAGGCGGGCTTCGTGGTGCTGAAGGCGCCCGATATTCCGTCCATCCTGGTCGAAACGGCCTTTATTTCGAACCCGGAAGAAGAGGCGCGCCTGCTGGACAACGGCTACCAGGACCAGATTGCGGACGCCATCGTGAAAGGCATCCGCCGCTACTTCGCCAAGAACCCGCCGCTGGCCAAGAACCGCCTGACATAA
- a CDS encoding D-hexose-6-phosphate mutarotase → MNEMLAVGELPAVRIASADGAEATIALYGAHLVSWKSADGKERLFMSRQSPLDGSAAIRGGVPVIFPQFSTRGTGQRHGVARLSTWTLAAIGSADNGDAWAEFALTEANVPPALAQGWPHKFALLLRFTLRGNAIEMRFNVRNTDTEDWDFACALHTYYAVKAFTESALEGLPDGRIAFGPKLDNIYAAPPELTLHTGANGLRLQQQGFTEFVVWNPGAEGAAALADMADEEWQQFVCIEPARVDKKALAAGAEWTGLHTITAIP, encoded by the coding sequence ATGAACGAAATGCTCGCCGTGGGCGAACTGCCCGCCGTCCGCATCGCATCGGCAGACGGCGCCGAAGCCACCATCGCCCTCTATGGCGCCCACCTCGTGTCGTGGAAGTCCGCGGACGGGAAGGAGCGCCTGTTCATGAGCCGCCAGTCGCCGCTGGACGGCAGCGCCGCCATCCGTGGCGGCGTGCCCGTGATCTTCCCCCAGTTCTCCACGCGCGGCACGGGCCAGCGCCATGGCGTGGCACGCCTTTCCACCTGGACGCTGGCCGCCATCGGCAGCGCGGACAACGGCGACGCCTGGGCCGAATTCGCACTGACGGAAGCGAACGTGCCGCCCGCGCTGGCACAGGGCTGGCCGCACAAGTTCGCCCTGCTGCTGCGCTTCACCCTGCGCGGCAACGCCATCGAGATGCGCTTCAACGTGCGCAACACGGATACGGAGGACTGGGACTTCGCCTGCGCCCTGCACACCTACTACGCCGTGAAGGCCTTCACGGAAAGCGCGCTGGAAGGCCTGCCTGACGGCCGCATCGCCTTCGGCCCGAAGCTGGACAACATCTACGCCGCGCCCCCGGAACTCACCCTGCACACGGGCGCGAACGGCCTGCGCCTGCAGCAGCAGGGCTTTACGGAATTCGTGGTGTGGAATCCGGGCGCGGAAGGCGCCGCGGCATTGGCGGACATGGCGGACGAGGAATGGCAGCAGTTCGTCTGCATCGAGCCTGCGCGGGTGGACAAGAAAGCGCTGGCGGCCGGCGCCGAGTGGACCGGCCTTCACACCATTACTGCGATTCCTTGA
- a CDS encoding carbonic anhydrase, producing MRTLIALTASCLLVGTASAKDAPASAAKGAGAASAASAAASAPAASAPALPAIKPVVKPARKLTPRQQEEQAEAELSAKIAERLAEMRANQAARIAAAAKAKKEREAREAKARLAAASAPPPRATGTYWTYEGEFGPANWSKINSDWAKCNGGTRQSPIDIRDGIKVDLEQIAFDYRPSAFSVTDNGHTVQVQVGGGNYLNVAGRMFELQQLHFHRPAEERVNGRSYEMGIHLVHKDVEGKIAVLALMLERGRPQPAVQTIWNNLPLEKRDTFTPSIVLDPNDLLPERRDYYTYMGSLSEPPCTEGVLYLVMKETVQASPAQLALFSRLYPLNARPVQAAAGRMIKESQ from the coding sequence ATGCGTACCCTCATCGCCCTGACTGCCAGCTGTCTCCTCGTCGGGACTGCGAGCGCCAAAGACGCCCCGGCCTCCGCGGCCAAGGGTGCGGGCGCAGCCAGCGCCGCCTCGGCGGCGGCGTCCGCGCCGGCCGCCAGCGCACCGGCGCTGCCGGCCATCAAGCCCGTGGTCAAGCCCGCCCGCAAGCTCACTCCGCGCCAGCAGGAAGAGCAGGCGGAGGCTGAGCTCTCCGCCAAGATCGCCGAGCGCCTGGCCGAGATGCGCGCCAACCAGGCGGCCCGCATTGCCGCTGCCGCCAAGGCCAAGAAGGAACGCGAGGCGCGCGAAGCCAAGGCCCGCCTGGCCGCCGCCTCGGCGCCGCCGCCGCGCGCGACGGGCACCTACTGGACCTACGAGGGCGAGTTCGGCCCGGCCAACTGGAGCAAGATCAATTCCGACTGGGCCAAGTGCAATGGCGGCACGCGCCAGTCCCCCATCGATATCCGCGACGGCATCAAGGTCGACCTGGAGCAGATCGCCTTCGACTACCGTCCTTCCGCCTTCAGCGTCACGGACAACGGCCACACCGTGCAGGTGCAGGTCGGCGGCGGCAATTACCTGAATGTGGCGGGACGCATGTTCGAGCTGCAGCAGCTGCACTTCCACCGTCCGGCGGAAGAGCGCGTGAACGGCCGCAGCTACGAGATGGGCATCCATCTCGTGCACAAGGACGTGGAAGGCAAGATCGCCGTGCTGGCGCTGATGCTGGAGCGCGGCCGTCCCCAGCCCGCGGTGCAGACCATCTGGAACAACCTGCCGCTGGAGAAGCGCGACACCTTCACGCCCTCCATCGTGCTCGATCCGAACGACCTGCTGCCGGAGCGGCGCGACTACTACACCTATATGGGTTCGCTCAGCGAGCCGCCCTGCACCGAGGGCGTGCTGTATCTGGTGATGAAGGAAACCGTGCAGGCGTCGCCTGCGCAGCTGGCGCTGTTCAGCCGCCTCTATCCGCTGAACGCGCGCCCCGTGCAGGCCGCCGCCGGCCGCATGATCAAGGAATCGCAGTAA
- a CDS encoding VTT domain-containing protein — MDFVQLLDMLVHVDKALGQLIAQYGTLIYAVLFFIIFAETGLVVLFFFPGDTLLFIAGAFCATGELHLGLLIFLLVTAAILGNTTNYWIGEAIGQRMFTHDYRWINKDALQRTHNFFEKHGGKTIILARFVPVVRTFAPFVAGVSDMTLVRFQLYNVTGALLWVVSLTVAGYFFGNIPMVRDHLTAIVLFGVGVAVVPMALGAAWKIGRKVLGR, encoded by the coding sequence ATGGATTTCGTTCAATTGCTGGACATGCTGGTTCACGTCGACAAGGCGCTGGGCCAGCTGATTGCGCAGTACGGCACCCTGATCTACGCGGTATTGTTTTTCATCATCTTCGCCGAGACGGGTCTGGTCGTGCTGTTCTTCTTCCCCGGCGATACCTTGCTCTTCATTGCGGGCGCCTTCTGCGCGACGGGTGAACTGCATCTCGGCCTGCTGATCTTCCTCCTGGTCACGGCGGCCATTCTCGGCAATACCACCAATTACTGGATAGGCGAGGCCATCGGGCAACGCATGTTTACCCACGATTACCGCTGGATCAACAAGGATGCGCTGCAGCGCACCCATAACTTCTTCGAAAAGCACGGCGGCAAGACCATCATCCTGGCCCGCTTCGTGCCCGTGGTGCGCACCTTCGCTCCCTTTGTGGCGGGCGTGTCCGACATGACACTGGTGCGTTTCCAGCTCTATAACGTGACGGGCGCCCTGCTGTGGGTGGTGTCGCTCACCGTGGCGGGCTACTTCTTCGGCAATATTCCCATGGTGCGCGACCACCTGACGGCCATCGTGCTGTTCGGCGTCGGCGTCGCCGTTGTCCCTATGGCATTGGGCGCGGCCTGGAAGATCGGCCGCAAAGTTCTGGGGCGCTGA
- a CDS encoding peptidylprolyl isomerase, translating into MQVLKALPAALALLALPLSAAELPPKPSVGDVIKASKPSEWRPLDAENTLYMEVPGGRIVIELSPVFAPNHVANIKTMARENYFDGLAILRSQDNFVAQWGDPNEDKPKPLKTAKEKLEGEFTVPLKNDRQFTRLPDKDGYAPQVGHSNGFPSARDPKSGQAWLTHCYGMVGVGRGNESDSGNGGALYAVIGNAPRQLDRNITVVGRVVEGMPLLSTLPRGPAPMGFYDKPEKMVAIKSVRVAADVPEAERSKLEVMRTDSASFKAIAEAQRNRGGPWTKVAAGHVDLCNVTIPVREQGK; encoded by the coding sequence ATGCAAGTTTTGAAAGCCCTGCCCGCCGCGCTCGCGCTGCTCGCCCTGCCCCTGTCTGCCGCCGAATTGCCGCCCAAGCCCTCGGTTGGCGACGTGATCAAGGCTTCCAAGCCTTCCGAATGGCGCCCGCTGGACGCCGAAAACACCCTTTACATGGAAGTGCCGGGCGGACGCATCGTTATCGAACTCTCCCCCGTTTTCGCCCCCAACCATGTGGCGAATATCAAAACCATGGCTCGGGAGAACTATTTCGACGGCCTGGCCATCCTGCGCTCCCAGGACAATTTCGTGGCCCAGTGGGGCGACCCGAACGAGGACAAGCCGAAACCGCTGAAAACGGCCAAGGAGAAGCTGGAAGGCGAATTCACCGTTCCCCTGAAGAACGACAGGCAGTTCACCCGCCTGCCGGACAAGGACGGCTACGCGCCCCAGGTCGGCCATTCGAACGGCTTCCCCTCCGCGCGCGACCCGAAGAGCGGCCAAGCCTGGCTCACCCACTGCTACGGCATGGTGGGCGTGGGACGCGGCAACGAGTCCGACAGCGGCAACGGCGGCGCCCTGTACGCCGTGATCGGCAATGCCCCGCGCCAGCTGGACCGCAATATCACCGTCGTCGGCCGCGTGGTCGAAGGCATGCCCCTGCTCTCCACCCTGCCGCGCGGCCCGGCCCCCATGGGCTTCTACGACAAGCCGGAGAAAATGGTGGCCATCAAGTCCGTGCGGGTGGCGGCGGATGTGCCAGAGGCCGAGCGCAGCAAGCTGGAAGTGATGCGCACCGACTCGGCCAGCTTCAAGGCCATTGCCGAAGCCCAGCGCAACCGCGGCGGTCCCTGGACCAAGGTGGCCGCAGGCCATGTGGATCTTTGCAACGTGACCATCCCGGTTCGCGAGCAAGGCAAATAG
- the mutL gene encoding DNA mismatch repair endonuclease MutL gives MNAPTPPRPIRALPDQLISQIAAGEVVERPSAVVKELLENALDAGSTQITVRLEEGGVKRICITDNGRGIPPDQMPLALARHATSKIASLDDLENVGTLGFRGEALASIASVAAVTLTSRTADAAHAWEIEGSHLGTVVPSSGSQGTTVDVRDLYFNTPARRKFLKSEQTEFGHCAEVVRRIALARPDVAFTLSHNGRTVDHWMVSDMAKRSAQILGETFAEARLAIDEGSGVLRLHGFAGLPTASKARADCQYFYVNGRFVRDKLLVHAVRAAYEDVLHGDRFPSYVLALDLDPALVDVNVHPSKIEVRFRDSRAVHQFVFHAVQRALAQTSATAHGSVPSPLPAADTLGGGPVWRPQEQTSFGSILKPDYTPTFSPSPFARNGSGAGVAQSTERYGALFAAQPDGEAAPRREYAMPEAAPYVASSSAMSQDEFPLGFALAQLHGIYILAQNSKGLVLVDMHAAHERILYEQLKNALDAQIAGTDMQVQSLLIPVTFYADAVEVGTVQEHGETLTTLGFDIAVLSPTTLAVRSVPALLKNADAQTLARDVLRDVREYGGSRILIERRNELLGTLACHTAVRANRILTQPEMNALLRQMEDTERADQCNHGRPTWVQVEISALDKLFLRGQ, from the coding sequence ATGAACGCCCCGACCCCGCCGCGCCCGATCCGCGCCCTGCCCGACCAGCTGATTTCGCAGATTGCCGCGGGCGAGGTCGTTGAACGCCCCTCCGCCGTCGTCAAGGAACTGCTGGAAAACGCGCTCGATGCGGGTTCCACCCAGATCACCGTGCGGCTGGAGGAAGGCGGCGTCAAACGCATCTGCATCACCGACAACGGCCGGGGCATCCCGCCGGACCAGATGCCCCTCGCCCTGGCGCGCCACGCCACCTCCAAGATCGCCTCGCTGGACGACCTGGAGAACGTGGGCACCCTCGGCTTCCGGGGCGAGGCGCTGGCCTCCATCGCCTCCGTTGCCGCCGTCACCCTGACCTCTCGCACCGCCGACGCGGCCCACGCCTGGGAAATCGAAGGCTCGCACCTTGGCACCGTGGTGCCCTCCTCCGGTTCGCAGGGCACCACGGTCGATGTGCGCGACCTGTATTTCAATACGCCCGCGCGCCGCAAGTTCCTGAAATCCGAGCAGACGGAATTCGGACACTGCGCCGAAGTCGTGCGCCGCATTGCGCTGGCGCGGCCGGACGTCGCCTTCACCCTCTCGCACAACGGCCGCACCGTGGACCACTGGATGGTGAGCGACATGGCCAAGCGCAGCGCCCAGATCCTGGGCGAGACCTTCGCCGAAGCGCGCCTGGCCATCGACGAAGGCTCGGGCGTGCTGCGCCTGCACGGCTTCGCGGGCCTGCCTACCGCATCCAAGGCGCGCGCCGACTGCCAGTACTTCTACGTCAACGGCCGCTTCGTGCGCGACAAGCTGCTGGTGCACGCCGTACGCGCCGCCTATGAAGACGTGCTGCACGGCGACCGCTTCCCCTCCTACGTGCTGGCGCTCGATCTCGACCCGGCCCTGGTGGACGTGAACGTGCACCCCTCCAAGATCGAAGTGCGCTTCCGCGACAGCCGCGCGGTGCACCAGTTCGTGTTCCATGCTGTGCAGCGCGCACTGGCGCAGACCTCGGCCACCGCCCACGGCAGCGTGCCCTCGCCCCTGCCCGCGGCGGATACGCTCGGCGGCGGCCCCGTATGGCGTCCGCAGGAGCAGACCTCCTTCGGCTCCATCCTGAAGCCGGACTACACGCCCACCTTCTCGCCATCGCCCTTCGCGCGCAATGGCAGCGGCGCCGGCGTGGCCCAGAGCACGGAGCGCTACGGCGCCCTGTTCGCCGCGCAGCCGGACGGCGAAGCCGCGCCGCGCCGCGAATACGCCATGCCGGAGGCGGCGCCCTATGTGGCTTCCTCCTCCGCCATGTCGCAGGACGAATTCCCGCTCGGCTTCGCGCTGGCCCAGCTGCACGGCATCTATATCCTTGCCCAGAACAGCAAGGGCCTGGTGCTGGTGGACATGCATGCCGCGCACGAACGCATCCTGTACGAGCAGCTGAAGAACGCGCTCGACGCGCAGATCGCGGGCACGGACATGCAGGTGCAGTCCCTGCTGATTCCCGTCACCTTCTATGCCGATGCGGTGGAAGTGGGCACCGTGCAGGAACACGGGGAAACGCTCACCACGCTCGGCTTCGATATCGCGGTGCTCTCGCCGACCACGCTGGCCGTGCGCTCCGTTCCCGCCCTGCTGAAGAACGCCGACGCCCAGACCCTGGCGCGCGACGTGCTGCGCGATGTGCGCGAATACGGCGGCTCGCGCATCCTGATCGAACGGCGTAACGAGCTGCTTGGCACGCTGGCCTGCCACACGGCGGTGCGCGCCAACCGCATCCTCACCCAGCCCGAAATGAACGCCCTGCTGCGCCAGATGGAAGACACCGAGCGTGCCGACCAGTGCAATCACGGACGCCCGACCTGGGTGCAGGTGGAGATCAGCGCGCTGGACAAGCTTTTCCTGCGCGGCCAGTAA
- the miaA gene encoding tRNA (adenosine(37)-N6)-dimethylallyltransferase MiaA: MKQSSRPLAVAIMGPTASGKTAAALAIAERIPAEIISVDSALVYRGMDIGTAKPTREELAAVPHHLIDIIDPLESYSVAQFRDATLRLVDEIVARGKLPLLVGGTMLYYKGLQDGLDDLPGADPALRVALEQEAAQRGWPALHARLAQLDPATAARLKPNDAQRIQRALEIIELSGRPMSELLAKREKSELPFELLSLALEPSDRAVLHERIARRFDIMLENDALIREVEGLRARGDLDPGLPSMRCVGYRQVWEYLDGKIDYAQMRETGIIATRQLAKRQLTWLRAMPERTVIDCLAPDATAQILDQCMQKLQ, translated from the coding sequence ATGAAGCAGTCATCGCGTCCGCTGGCGGTCGCCATCATGGGGCCGACCGCCTCCGGCAAGACGGCAGCGGCGCTGGCAATTGCCGAACGCATTCCCGCCGAGATCATCTCCGTCGATTCCGCCCTGGTCTACCGGGGTATGGATATCGGCACGGCCAAGCCCACGCGCGAGGAACTGGCGGCCGTGCCGCACCACCTCATCGACATCATCGACCCGCTCGAGAGCTATTCGGTGGCGCAGTTCCGCGATGCCACCCTGCGCCTGGTGGACGAAATCGTCGCGCGCGGGAAGCTGCCGCTGCTGGTCGGCGGCACCATGCTGTACTACAAAGGCCTGCAGGACGGGCTGGACGACCTGCCGGGCGCCGATCCCGCACTGCGCGTGGCGCTGGAACAGGAGGCGGCGCAGCGGGGCTGGCCCGCGCTGCACGCAAGGCTGGCGCAGCTCGACCCCGCCACGGCGGCGCGCCTGAAGCCCAACGACGCGCAGCGCATCCAGCGCGCGCTGGAAATCATTGAACTGAGCGGGCGGCCCATGTCCGAACTGCTGGCGAAGCGCGAGAAGAGCGAGCTGCCCTTCGAGCTGCTGTCGCTCGCGCTGGAGCCTTCGGACCGCGCCGTGCTGCACGAGCGCATCGCGCGCCGCTTCGACATCATGCTGGAGAACGATGCGCTGATCCGCGAAGTGGAAGGCCTGCGGGCGCGCGGCGACCTCGATCCCGGCCTGCCTTCGATGCGCTGCGTGGGCTACCGCCAGGTGTGGGAATACCTGGACGGGAAGATCGACTACGCGCAGATGCGCGAAACGGGCATCATCGCCACGCGCCAGCTGGCCAAGCGCCAGCTCACCTGGCTGCGCGCCATGCCCGAGCGGACGGTCATTGACTGCCTGGCGCCCGATGCCACGGCGCAGATCCTGGACCAGTGCATGCAAAAACTTCAATAA
- a CDS encoding LacI family DNA-binding transcriptional regulator, translating into MSQATLRGIANATGLSIGTVSRALKNQVGMTEETRAKVRDAALRLGYDFSQLKKGRIRRIAFLLHSQHNTLSSSPFFSPVLQGAEEACRHQGIALSFIAVSAADPVLAQIRLHQPDAIVCAGFVEPEVLAALQQFGRPIVLVDMHQRGFTSVNPDNMRGGYLATQHLLRSGRRRIAMLSGSLAHYSIQQRNRGFRQALFDAKVYADPDLEVCVSAMGEGDAGVAEAMRSLLSLPEPADAVFCYNDSAALAALKYCRNAGVKVPQDLAVVGFDDIAAAAAAIPPLSTVRVGKEALGRAGVELLLNPPEENPSHITAPVELIVRASSGEH; encoded by the coding sequence ATGAGCCAGGCGACCCTGCGCGGTATCGCGAATGCGACCGGACTGTCGATCGGCACCGTGTCGCGCGCGCTGAAGAATCAGGTTGGCATGACCGAGGAAACGCGCGCCAAGGTGCGCGACGCCGCTCTCCGGCTGGGCTATGACTTCTCGCAGTTGAAGAAGGGCCGGATCCGGCGCATCGCCTTCCTGCTGCACAGCCAGCACAACACCCTCTCCTCCAGTCCCTTTTTCTCGCCCGTGCTGCAAGGGGCGGAAGAAGCCTGCCGGCACCAGGGCATTGCCCTCTCCTTCATTGCCGTCAGCGCCGCAGATCCAGTGCTGGCCCAAATCCGTTTGCATCAGCCTGACGCAATCGTTTGCGCCGGTTTCGTCGAACCGGAGGTCCTGGCCGCGCTGCAGCAGTTCGGCCGCCCGATCGTGCTCGTGGACATGCACCAGCGCGGCTTCACCTCGGTCAACCCGGACAATATGCGCGGCGGCTACCTGGCCACCCAGCACCTGCTGCGCAGCGGCCGGCGGCGCATCGCCATGCTGTCCGGATCGCTGGCCCATTACAGTATCCAGCAGCGCAACCGGGGCTTCCGGCAGGCCTTGTTCGATGCCAAGGTTTACGCCGACCCTGACCTGGAAGTGTGCGTGTCCGCCATGGGCGAGGGCGATGCCGGTGTGGCCGAAGCGATGCGCAGCCTGCTCAGCCTGCCAGAGCCCGCCGATGCCGTGTTCTGCTACAACGACAGCGCCGCACTGGCCGCCCTCAAGTACTGCCGGAACGCCGGCGTGAAGGTGCCGCAGGATCTTGCCGTTGTCGGCTTCGATGACATCGCCGCCGCCGCCGCGGCCATCCCCCCGCTGAGCACCGTTCGCGTAGGGAAGGAGGCGCTGGGCCGCGCTGGCGTCGAGCTGCTCCTGAACCCGCCGGAAGAGAATCCGTCCCACATCACCGCCCCCGTCGAGCTCATCGTCCGCGCCAGCAGCGGCGAACACTGA